The following coding sequences lie in one Glycine max cultivar Williams 82 chromosome 19, Glycine_max_v4.0, whole genome shotgun sequence genomic window:
- the LOC100788633 gene encoding uncharacterized protein, producing MEEEKKKEKMVEDDKQQLKLEITMPFGKALQQMSLYSKFLKDMLTWKNKYIHSENIIVEGNCSAVIQCILPPKHKDPGSVIIPCSMGEVPVGKALIDLGASINLMSLSMCRRIGELEILPTWMTLQIADRSITRPYGVIEDVLVRVKHITFPSDFVVMDIEEDLEIPIILGHPFMSTASCVVDMGKGKLELSVNDQKISFDLFEAVKHSSD from the exons ATggaggaggagaagaagaaggagaaaatggTGGAGGATGACAAACAACAGTTG AAATTGGAGATTACTATGCCCTTTGGAAAAGCTCTTCAACAAATGTCGTTGTACTCtaagtttttaaaagatatgctcACATGGAAGAATAAGTACATTCACAGTGAAAACATCATTGTGGAAGGAAACTGCAGTGCTGTAATTCAATGCATCCTTCCACCAAAACATAAGGATCCAGGTAGTGTCATTATTCCTTGTTCTATGGGTGAAGTTCCTGTTGGCAAGGCTCTTATTGACTTGGGGGCCAGTATTAATTTGATGTCGCTGTCCATGTGCCGGAGAATTGGAGAGTTGGAGATATTGCCTACTTGGATGACTTTGCAGATAGCAGATCGCTCCATCACTAGACCCTATGGAGTGATAGAGGATGTTCTGGTTCGGGTCAAACATATTACTTTCCCTTCAGATTTTGTGGTTATGGATATAGAGGAGGATCTTGAAATTCCCATAATTTTGGGACACCCTTTCATGTCCACCGCCAGTTGTGTAGTAGATATGGGGAAAGGTAAGTTAGAACTGAGTGTGAATgatcaaaaaatttcatttgacTTATTCGAAGCAGTGAAGCACTCAAGTGATTAG